In a genomic window of Pseudomonas putida:
- a CDS encoding septal ring lytic transglycosylase RlpA family protein, whose amino-acid sequence MRALPMSKPLKLMAFAALAVLVASCSTSRSPTQKSSTAVRSAPGLDINRAHKDGAPWWDVDVSRIPDATPTLHTGPYKANPYTVLGKTYFPLQESKTYVASGTASWYGTKFHGQNTANGEVYDLYGMSAAHKTLPLPSYVRVTNLDNNRSVILRVNDRGPFYSDRIIDLSYAAAKKLGYAEIGTARVKVEGIDPQAYWAAKGRPAPLMLNEPQVAQNSAPAITASAGTVEQWTPPPQQHAAAVVPVQLADAKKNASAPASGQYLQVGAFANPDAAELLRSKLSGMVSAPVFISSIVRNQQTLHRVRLGPIGSPGEIQQVQNSVRLANLGSPSVVAE is encoded by the coding sequence ATGCGGGCATTGCCTATGAGTAAACCCCTGAAGCTGATGGCATTTGCCGCGTTGGCAGTGCTGGTCGCCAGTTGTTCGACCAGCCGCTCGCCGACGCAGAAGTCTTCCACTGCCGTGCGTTCGGCGCCGGGTCTGGATATCAACCGTGCCCACAAGGATGGCGCTCCCTGGTGGGACGTCGATGTTTCGCGCATTCCGGACGCCACGCCAACCCTGCACACCGGCCCATACAAGGCCAACCCCTACACCGTGCTGGGCAAGACCTATTTCCCGCTGCAGGAATCCAAGACCTACGTGGCTTCGGGCACGGCGTCCTGGTACGGCACCAAGTTCCATGGGCAGAACACCGCCAATGGTGAGGTCTATGACCTGTACGGCATGAGTGCCGCCCACAAGACCCTGCCGCTGCCGAGCTATGTCCGTGTGACCAACCTGGACAACAATCGCAGCGTGATCCTGCGGGTCAATGACCGCGGGCCGTTTTACTCCGACCGGATCATTGACCTGTCCTATGCCGCCGCCAAGAAGCTCGGTTATGCCGAGATCGGCACTGCCAGGGTCAAGGTCGAAGGCATAGACCCGCAGGCCTATTGGGCGGCGAAAGGCCGTCCGGCGCCTTTAATGCTCAATGAGCCGCAAGTCGCGCAGAATAGCGCCCCGGCGATCACGGCTTCGGCCGGTACCGTCGAGCAATGGACGCCGCCACCACAGCAACATGCCGCCGCCGTTGTCCCTGTACAACTTGCGGACGCAAAAAAAAACGCTTCTGCACCAGCCTCTGGCCAGTATCTGCAGGTGGGCGCGTTCGCCAACCCGGACGCTGCAGAGCTCCTGAGGTCGAAGCTCAGCGGGATGGTGAGCGCTCCGGTGTTCATCAGCTCGATCGTGCGCAATCAACAGACGCTGCATCGGGTGCGCCTGGGGCCGATCGGTTCGCCGGGTGAAATCCAGCAAGTGCAAAACAGCGTGCGCCTGGCCAATCTTGGTTCGCCAAGTGTGGTCGCAGAGTAA
- the mltB gene encoding lytic murein transglycosylase B: MQVMRGWATRYAPWVGLVSILGSAQEALAGDYEGSPQVAEFVGEMTRDYGFAGEQLMGVFREAERKQSILDAISKPAERVKQWNEYRPMFITDARIARGVDFWRQHEAVLARAEQEYGVPAQVIVSIIGVETFFGRNTGNFRVIDALSTLGFDYPPRAEFFRKELREFLLLAREEQVDPLTLKGSYAGAMGLPQFMPSSFRAYAVDFDGDGHINIWNNPDDAIGSVASYFKRHGWVAGEPVVSRADVRGEQVDEGLTTGIEPTKTVGELRALGWSSHDALRDDMPVTAFRLEGDNGPEYWMGLKNFYAITRYNRSVMYAMAVHQLSEQLVQARGVK, from the coding sequence ATGCAGGTAATGCGTGGCTGGGCGACTCGATACGCGCCGTGGGTCGGCCTGGTAAGCATCCTTGGCAGCGCGCAGGAAGCGCTGGCCGGCGATTACGAAGGTTCGCCCCAGGTGGCCGAATTCGTCGGTGAAATGACCCGCGACTACGGGTTTGCCGGCGAACAGTTGATGGGCGTGTTCCGCGAAGCCGAGCGCAAACAGTCAATTCTGGACGCGATTTCCAAGCCCGCCGAACGGGTCAAGCAGTGGAACGAATATCGCCCGATGTTCATTACCGACGCGCGTATCGCCCGTGGTGTGGATTTCTGGCGTCAGCACGAAGCGGTGCTGGCCCGTGCCGAGCAGGAATACGGTGTGCCGGCGCAGGTGATTGTCTCGATCATAGGCGTTGAGACCTTTTTCGGCCGCAATACCGGCAACTTCCGCGTCATCGATGCCTTGTCGACCCTGGGTTTCGACTATCCTCCCCGAGCCGAATTTTTCCGCAAGGAATTGCGCGAATTCCTGTTGCTGGCCCGGGAAGAACAGGTTGATCCGTTGACCCTCAAGGGCTCCTACGCCGGTGCCATGGGCCTGCCGCAGTTCATGCCCAGCAGCTTTCGCGCTTATGCGGTGGATTTCGACGGGGACGGCCACATCAATATCTGGAACAACCCGGATGATGCGATCGGTAGCGTCGCCAGCTATTTCAAGCGTCACGGCTGGGTCGCCGGCGAGCCGGTGGTCAGTCGCGCCGATGTGCGGGGCGAGCAGGTGGATGAAGGTTTGACCACCGGTATCGAGCCGACCAAGACCGTTGGAGAGTTGCGGGCCCTGGGCTGGTCAAGTCATGATGCGCTGCGCGATGATATGCCGGTTACCGCTTTTCGCCTTGAGGGCGACAATGGCCCCGAATACTGGATGGGCCTGAAGAATTTTTACGCAATTACGCGTTATAACCGCAGCGTGATGTACGCCATGGCCGTACATCAACTGTCTGAACAGCTGGTCCAAGCACGGGGCGTCAAGTAA
- the rodA gene encoding rod shape-determining protein RodA codes for MRRRATLLQRMHIDGVLLILLLTLAAGSLFVLYSASGKSWDLLAKQATSFGIGLVSMIVIAQFEPRFMARWVPVGYVIGVLLLVVVDVMGHNAMGATRWINIPGVIRFQPSEFMKILMPATIAWYLSKRTLPPQLKHVGISLLLIGIPFILIVRQPDLGTSLLILAGGAFVLFMGGLRWRWILSVLAAAVPVAIAMWFFIMHDYQKQRILTFLDPESDPLGTGWNIIQSKAAIGSGGVFGKGWLLGTQSHLDFLPESHTDFIIAVMGEEFGLVGICALLLIYLLLIGRGLVITAQAQTLFGKLLAGSLTMTFFVYVFVNIGMVSGLLPVVGVPLPFISYGGTSLVTLLSAFGVLMSIHTHRKWIAQV; via the coding sequence ATGCGTCGTCGCGCGACGCTGCTGCAACGCATGCATATCGATGGCGTTTTGCTGATCCTGCTGCTGACCCTGGCTGCCGGCAGCCTGTTCGTACTGTATTCGGCCAGCGGCAAGAGTTGGGATCTGCTGGCCAAACAGGCGACTTCGTTTGGCATCGGCCTGGTGTCGATGATTGTCATCGCTCAGTTCGAACCGCGTTTCATGGCCCGTTGGGTGCCGGTCGGGTATGTGATCGGTGTGCTGTTGCTGGTGGTGGTGGATGTCATGGGCCACAACGCCATGGGCGCCACGCGCTGGATCAACATCCCTGGCGTCATTCGCTTCCAGCCCTCGGAGTTCATGAAGATTCTGATGCCGGCGACCATCGCCTGGTACCTGTCCAAGCGCACCTTGCCGCCGCAACTCAAGCATGTGGGCATCAGTCTGCTGCTGATCGGCATCCCGTTCATTCTGATTGTGCGCCAGCCGGACCTTGGCACCTCGCTGCTGATCCTGGCCGGTGGTGCGTTCGTGCTGTTCATGGGCGGGCTGCGCTGGCGCTGGATCCTCAGCGTGCTCGCCGCCGCCGTGCCCGTGGCCATCGCCATGTGGTTCTTCATCATGCACGACTACCAGAAGCAGCGGATCCTCACCTTCCTCGATCCGGAGAGCGATCCTCTGGGCACCGGCTGGAACATCATCCAGTCCAAGGCGGCCATTGGTTCGGGCGGCGTATTCGGCAAAGGCTGGCTGCTGGGTACCCAGTCGCACCTGGACTTCCTTCCGGAAAGCCATACCGACTTCATCATTGCGGTCATGGGTGAGGAGTTTGGTCTGGTCGGTATCTGTGCGCTGTTGCTGATTTATCTGTTGCTGATCGGTCGCGGACTGGTGATTACCGCCCAGGCGCAAACGCTGTTCGGCAAGCTATTGGCCGGCAGCTTGACCATGACGTTCTTTGTGTATGTTTTCGTCAACATCGGTATGGTCAGTGGCCTGTTGCCGGTGGTGGGGGTGCCGTTGCCGTTCATTAGCTACGGAGGAACTTCGCTGGTGACGCTGCTGTCAGCGTTTGGGGTTTTGATGTCGATCCATACCCATCGCAAGTGGATCGCGCAGGTTTGA